The Anaerotignum faecicola genome contains a region encoding:
- a CDS encoding polysaccharide deacetylase, translating to MKKMPVLLTFDVDAEMIWRNRDPENANRPVTLSLGQYGANRGLPRILKMLKKYDIPATFFVPGKTAEDFPHVLTNIMEAGCHEIGQHSYSHKFPDMFPSGEAEAADYKRAADIIEPAIGKKLVGYRSPAWEFSRNTLGILKDMGIQYSSNMMGTDCMDYLEVFGEKSDIVELPVHWILDDAAFWLYSVRLQGKCMQPLESVEKCWKEEFDGLYEEFMEEEENGIDSDITYVMTCHPQIIGRPSRMNVLENLVKHIFTHPNIEFVTASKAVEDFKKRHNK from the coding sequence GTTGACGCGGAGATGATTTGGAGGAACAGGGATCCTGAAAACGCCAACAGGCCCGTTACATTATCTCTTGGACAGTATGGGGCAAACAGAGGGCTGCCGAGAATTTTAAAAATGCTTAAAAAATATGATATCCCGGCTACTTTCTTTGTTCCGGGCAAGACTGCCGAGGATTTCCCGCATGTTCTTACAAATATTATGGAAGCGGGATGCCATGAAATAGGACAGCACAGCTACAGCCATAAATTCCCTGATATGTTTCCGTCAGGCGAAGCGGAAGCGGCGGATTACAAGAGAGCGGCCGACATTATCGAACCGGCAATCGGCAAAAAGCTTGTCGGATACCGTTCGCCGGCATGGGAGTTTAGCAGGAATACATTGGGCATACTTAAAGATATGGGGATACAGTATTCAAGCAATATGATGGGCACAGACTGCATGGATTACCTTGAAGTTTTCGGTGAGAAGAGCGATATTGTTGAACTGCCCGTTCATTGGATACTCGACGACGCCGCTTTTTGGCTTTACAGCGTAAGGCTTCAGGGAAAATGCATGCAGCCGCTTGAATCGGTTGAAAAATGCTGGAAGGAAGAGTTTGACGGCCTTTATGAAGAGTTTATGGAAGAAGAAGAAAACGGCATAGATTCGGATATTACATATGTTATGACGTGCCATCCGCAGATTATCGGCCGTCCTTCAAGGATGAATGTGCTTGAAAACCTTGTTAAACACATATTTACACATCCTAATATTGAATTTGTTACCGCTTCCAAAGCAGTTGAGGATTTCAAAAAAAGGCACAATAAATAA
- a CDS encoding flavodoxin family protein, which yields MGENKKILGVSASPRKGANTDIMLKAALEAAETVGGIETEIVYLRDYDIHNCRGCFACCREPGKKDNGEHACAVYRDGMEEIYPKLLECDGLILASPVYFGSITAQMKQFMDRTEGLLRYGTSKYQYALQNKVGGCLTVGGNRNAGQEFTLLAMQYFFQVHDMIVVGSGGEPTPGCYLGGGCTTYPQKGDIADAVLKDEIGLKSTRNLGLRVANTIKMFR from the coding sequence ATGGGGGAGAATAAAAAGATTTTAGGCGTGTCGGCCAGCCCGCGAAAAGGCGCGAACACAGACATTATGCTTAAAGCGGCTCTTGAGGCGGCGGAAACTGTAGGCGGAATTGAAACGGAAATAGTATATTTAAGGGATTATGACATACATAACTGCCGCGGATGTTTCGCATGCTGCCGCGAGCCCGGAAAAAAAGACAACGGAGAACACGCATGCGCAGTATATCGGGACGGTATGGAGGAAATTTATCCGAAACTGCTTGAATGCGACGGCCTTATACTTGCGTCGCCTGTGTATTTCGGAAGCATTACGGCACAAATGAAACAGTTTATGGATCGTACGGAAGGGCTTTTGCGTTACGGCACGAGCAAATATCAATATGCTCTTCAAAACAAAGTGGGCGGGTGCCTTACCGTAGGAGGCAACAGAAATGCAGGGCAGGAGTTTACCCTCCTTGCAATGCAGTATTTCTTCCAGGTTCACGATATGATAGTTGTAGGAAGCGGCGGCGAGCCTACTCCGGGCTGCTATCTGGGCGGAGGATGCACTACATATCCTCAAAAAGGGGATATTGCCGACGCCGTGCTTAAAGATGAAATCGGTTTAAAGAGCACGAGAAATCTTGGCTTGAGGGTAGCCAACACAATTAAAATGTTCAGATAA
- a CDS encoding sodium:alanine symporter family protein, whose amino-acid sequence MVDALNNFFGTISGFLWGNIYMIVLLGTGIYFSVRLGFPQVRRFGDSVRLTFAGFKQKGAAGKDGMSAWQSFATAIAGQVGTGNIAGPATAIMAGGPGAIFWMWVSAFFGMSTIFSEAVAAQKYKVVLKDGTVNGGPAYYITAAFKGTAGKVLANAFSIFLIIGFGIAAALIQGNTISEAFANSFGIDPIIIGVVLAALTLIIVLGGVKRIVGVITACVPFMAILYILAGLIVIFMNAEQILPAFKMIFIGAFKPQAVAGGMFGIGIKEAMRFGIARGLMSNEAGTGSTPHAHAVAKVKHPCDQGLVAFMSVFIDTFIILNITVFIILTSGTYTSGQDGIVLTQLAFDNAFGSVGGIIISICIFFFSFSTILAAYFYGESNVLKLFGRKAMPVYTALIAAFVVIGSGFTVSLVWSICDVFNGFMVFINIIGLWGISNVIVKLWKEYERDPNVETTLKDIKGEKTSGSSKSM is encoded by the coding sequence GTGGTTGACGCATTAAATAATTTTTTTGGTACGATAAGCGGTTTTTTATGGGGAAATATTTATATGATCGTTCTTTTGGGAACGGGTATTTATTTTTCGGTTAGACTGGGGTTCCCCCAGGTAAGAAGGTTCGGCGACAGCGTAAGGCTTACCTTTGCGGGCTTCAAGCAAAAAGGGGCGGCCGGCAAAGACGGTATGAGCGCTTGGCAGTCTTTTGCTACGGCTATAGCCGGGCAGGTTGGAACGGGAAACATAGCCGGTCCGGCAACGGCAATTATGGCCGGCGGGCCGGGAGCAATATTTTGGATGTGGGTGAGCGCGTTTTTTGGAATGAGTACAATTTTCTCAGAGGCAGTTGCGGCGCAGAAATATAAAGTTGTATTGAAGGACGGCACGGTAAACGGGGGTCCTGCATATTATATTACGGCGGCGTTTAAGGGAACGGCGGGAAAAGTACTTGCAAACGCTTTCTCGATTTTCCTTATTATTGGTTTCGGTATTGCGGCCGCGCTTATCCAAGGAAATACAATCAGCGAGGCTTTTGCAAATTCTTTCGGGATAGATCCTATTATAATCGGCGTTGTTCTCGCAGCGCTTACGCTCATTATTGTTTTGGGCGGCGTTAAAAGGATAGTGGGAGTAATAACCGCTTGTGTTCCTTTTATGGCTATTTTATATATATTAGCCGGGCTTATCGTTATATTTATGAACGCAGAACAGATTTTGCCGGCCTTTAAAATGATCTTTATAGGGGCTTTTAAACCTCAGGCTGTGGCGGGCGGCATGTTCGGTATTGGGATTAAGGAAGCAATGCGTTTCGGTATTGCAAGAGGTCTTATGTCAAATGAAGCGGGCACCGGTTCAACTCCTCATGCACATGCCGTGGCAAAGGTTAAACATCCATGCGATCAGGGGCTTGTTGCTTTTATGAGCGTGTTTATTGATACGTTTATCATACTTAACATCACAGTATTTATCATACTTACAAGCGGGACATATACGTCGGGACAGGACGGAATTGTGCTTACACAGCTGGCGTTTGATAATGCTTTTGGTTCAGTCGGAGGTATTATTATATCGATTTGTATATTCTTCTTCTCGTTTTCAACAATTTTGGCGGCATATTTCTATGGCGAGTCAAATGTGCTGAAACTGTTCGGAAGAAAGGCTATGCCAGTATACACGGCTTTAATTGCGGCTTTCGTAGTTATAGGTTCCGGGTTTACAGTAAGCCTTGTTTGGAGTATATGCGACGTATTCAATGGTTTTATGGTGTTTATCAATATAATCGGATTATGGGGCATCAGCAATGTTATTGTAAAGCTTTGGAAGGAATATGAGAGAGATCCGAATGTTGAAACTACGTTAAAGGATATTAAGGGCGAAAAGACAAGCGGAAGTTCAAAAAGCATGTAA
- a CDS encoding M20/M25/M40 family metallo-hydrolase, whose product MAVVDEIVKYAEGRKDEFLEILKNVVNYESHIYGERSVKDKCGLYIEGLFKGLGFETWHEDAKEAGTHICGRLGNGNKKIFLLGHYDTVFKTGTTLERPFSIENDKAYGPGIFDMKGGIVVFYMAVKSLIELKQFPDDVEITFFFSCDEEGGSLTSRGLIEKMAEEADVCLCSEPGHKGEGYITIGRYGRDVVKVFARGVAAHAGNNPQCNPLIEISRQAEYIDKNCRDGDSLYASVVSMHGGDTGATAMTPEEAYLIADIRYKDDEHGKIAAEVIKNIKPAIKDMQIEVSGGVEKPALRQNEKSEFACRRTKEIIEEMGYEYKPTVLGGGSDGNFTSSIGCPTIDGLGLNGQYLHNPREYVDIPTIPQRVALSAELIRTVLNNR is encoded by the coding sequence ATGGCTGTCGTTGATGAGATTGTAAAATATGCTGAAGGCAGGAAAGATGAATTTTTGGAAATACTTAAAAATGTCGTTAACTATGAATCCCATATTTACGGGGAAAGATCGGTTAAAGACAAATGCGGGCTTTATATCGAAGGGCTGTTTAAAGGCCTTGGCTTTGAAACGTGGCATGAAGACGCAAAAGAAGCGGGCACGCATATTTGCGGGCGTTTAGGAAATGGAAACAAGAAAATATTCCTTTTAGGGCATTATGATACGGTTTTTAAAACAGGCACAACTTTGGAAAGGCCGTTTAGCATTGAAAACGATAAAGCATATGGCCCGGGTATTTTCGATATGAAAGGCGGCATCGTTGTATTTTATATGGCTGTTAAGTCTTTAATTGAATTAAAACAGTTCCCTGATGATGTGGAAATAACGTTCTTTTTCAGCTGCGACGAGGAAGGCGGAAGTCTTACTTCAAGAGGGTTGATTGAAAAAATGGCGGAGGAAGCCGATGTATGTCTTTGCTCCGAGCCGGGGCATAAGGGAGAAGGCTATATAACAATAGGGCGATACGGCAGGGACGTTGTAAAAGTTTTTGCAAGAGGCGTTGCCGCGCATGCAGGCAATAATCCGCAGTGCAACCCGCTTATTGAAATATCGCGCCAAGCCGAATACATAGATAAAAATTGCAGAGACGGCGACAGCCTCTATGCCTCCGTCGTAAGCATGCACGGCGGCGATACGGGAGCAACTGCAATGACGCCGGAAGAAGCGTATTTGATTGCAGATATACGGTACAAGGATGATGAACACGGAAAAATTGCCGCGGAAGTTATAAAAAATATAAAGCCTGCAATTAAAGATATGCAGATTGAGGTAAGCGGCGGAGTTGAAAAACCCGCACTAAGGCAGAATGAAAAATCTGAATTTGCATGCAGGCGTACTAAGGAAATTATCGAAGAAATGGGATATGAATATAAGCCTACTGTTTTAGGCGGAGGAAGCGACGGCAATTTTACAAGCAGTATCGGCTGCCCTACCATAGACGGCCTGGGGCTTAACGGGCAATATCTCCATAACCCGCGCGAATATGTGGATATACCGACTATACCGCAAAGGGTAGCCCTCTCGGCGGAACTTATCAGAACGGTATTAAATAACAGATGA
- the rsmA gene encoding 16S rRNA (adenine(1518)-N(6)/adenine(1519)-N(6))-dimethyltransferase RsmA yields MNERISTPLKTKEIIEKNKFSFKKNFGQNFLVDSNIIDNIIKAADIDKDDFILEIGPGIGSLTQALAENAKKVAAVEIDRNLIPILEETVGGYENVEIINKDILKLDINALVCEKNGGMPIKVVANLPYYITTPIIMEILEKNVNAKSITVMVQKEVAERMQAEAGTKDYGALTVAVKFYSDAKIDFIVPPNCFMPRPNVDSAVITLNISEKNRPQTIDETFFFRVVKCAFGQRRKTLINTLYNTGNFGISKNEIQNAVEAAGLSAKVRGEALSTEDFARLSDILYKKIYG; encoded by the coding sequence ATGAACGAACGGATATCAACGCCATTAAAAACTAAAGAAATAATTGAAAAAAACAAATTTTCGTTTAAGAAAAATTTCGGACAGAATTTCCTTGTCGATTCAAACATAATCGACAACATTATAAAAGCCGCCGATATAGATAAGGACGACTTTATATTGGAGATAGGCCCCGGCATAGGCAGTCTTACGCAGGCTTTGGCCGAAAACGCAAAAAAGGTCGCCGCCGTTGAAATCGACAGGAACCTGATACCGATACTTGAAGAAACCGTGGGCGGGTATGAAAACGTTGAAATAATAAACAAAGACATACTTAAACTTGACATAAATGCCTTAGTATGCGAAAAAAACGGCGGCATGCCTATTAAAGTTGTAGCAAACCTTCCTTATTATATAACAACGCCTATAATTATGGAAATACTAGAAAAAAACGTAAACGCAAAATCAATAACCGTTATGGTTCAAAAAGAAGTAGCCGAAAGGATGCAGGCCGAAGCCGGCACAAAAGATTACGGGGCTTTAACAGTGGCCGTTAAATTTTATTCCGACGCTAAAATAGATTTTATAGTGCCGCCCAACTGTTTTATGCCACGCCCCAACGTGGACAGCGCCGTTATAACCCTTAATATTTCCGAAAAAAACAGGCCGCAAACTATTGACGAAACATTCTTTTTCAGGGTTGTAAAATGCGCTTTCGGCCAAAGGCGCAAAACCCTGATAAATACCCTTTACAACACAGGAAATTTCGGCATAAGCAAAAACGAAATACAAAATGCGGTTGAAGCCGCGGGGTTAAGCGCGAAAGTGCGCGGCGAAGCGCTTAGTACGGAGGATTTCGCACGGCTTTCGGATATACTGTATAAAAAAATATACGGATAA
- a CDS encoding small multi-drug export protein has protein sequence MAENLVQFFIEHLGGLISKELIVFVISLFPILELRGGIIAAYAMGIDLLPAFAISYIGNILPIPFILILITAIFRLLKKTPMHSIVEKIEKKALSKSDQIEKYGYLGLFLFVAIPLPGTGGWTGALLAVLLNMNRKKSFLVIALGVFTAGIIVSIFSFGLLKAIGIG, from the coding sequence ATGGCTGAAAACCTTGTGCAATTTTTTATAGAACACTTAGGAGGTTTAATTTCAAAAGAACTGATTGTATTTGTCATTTCGCTTTTTCCGATACTTGAACTGCGCGGAGGCATAATAGCGGCTTACGCAATGGGTATCGATCTGCTTCCCGCTTTCGCTATTTCATATATCGGAAATATCCTTCCGATCCCGTTTATATTGATACTTATTACGGCAATTTTCAGGCTTCTTAAAAAGACGCCTATGCACTCCATAGTTGAAAAAATAGAAAAAAAAGCCCTTTCCAAAAGCGACCAAATAGAAAAATACGGCTATCTCGGCCTTTTCCTGTTTGTCGCCATACCTCTTCCCGGCACGGGAGGATGGACAGGCGCTCTGCTTGCCGTACTTCTGAATATGAACAGGAAAAAATCATTCCTTGTAATAGCGCTGGGAGTTTTCACGGCCGGCATAATAGTTTCTATTTTTTCATTCGGCCTTTTAAAAGCTATAGGGATTGGGTGA
- a CDS encoding kelch motif-containing protein produces MYNRRYDRKTIILKQETDSFSRQNAKTAVCTVEIKNGRGKIIIKGIMPDFCHVYLIANDDGGNIVFNAGDIKDVSFDADNVGGSGNKIEAFDVIVVGGRRDDGQFLSDVYVGYANKRREWRQSIKPEKQDKQKDGAADVCETDTDAANSAGLPEHETEEENETIPEFALLNEETADETRENALDGIPQNISKDKILVWGVPKIADAADMKKDGNYGACEDRNKDEEENGGRTETPETDIHDTFKNIVRNFNTQMKKLESMGVLSLSEILAINGGDCNGENERETEVKSEDTGKEYWDYKNKSVKDAEKKELIKDTEHAEECGNDSAVGVSFGDDIEELFNNNPVMNPFDNDDYRWVRICPEEMWLLPIDDISVNTSSFVICSDRKYKHLMLGRDSRSLLLAVPQAFSQKDRKAAMSLGFVDFWQNKGQEQKEGCYGYWIRKIK; encoded by the coding sequence ATGTATAACAGAAGATATGACAGGAAAACTATAATTTTGAAACAGGAAACTGACAGTTTTTCAAGGCAGAACGCCAAAACGGCTGTCTGCACTGTAGAAATTAAAAATGGACGTGGAAAAATTATTATTAAAGGCATTATGCCCGATTTTTGCCATGTTTATTTGATTGCCAATGACGACGGTGGCAATATCGTTTTTAATGCGGGCGATATTAAAGATGTTTCGTTCGATGCTGACAACGTAGGCGGCAGCGGGAATAAAATAGAAGCTTTTGACGTTATAGTGGTAGGTGGACGCAGAGACGACGGGCAGTTTTTGTCAGACGTATATGTGGGGTACGCCAATAAAAGGCGCGAGTGGCGGCAGAGTATAAAGCCTGAAAAACAGGATAAACAAAAAGACGGCGCCGCCGACGTTTGTGAAACGGATACGGACGCGGCAAATTCAGCTGGACTGCCCGAACATGAAACGGAAGAAGAAAACGAAACCATACCGGAATTTGCCTTGCTTAATGAAGAAACGGCTGATGAAACTCGGGAAAACGCTTTAGACGGCATACCGCAAAATATATCCAAGGATAAAATATTGGTCTGGGGAGTTCCGAAAATCGCTGACGCGGCGGATATGAAAAAAGACGGTAATTACGGCGCATGCGAAGATAGGAACAAGGATGAAGAAGAAAACGGCGGCAGGACGGAAACGCCCGAAACGGACATACACGACACGTTTAAAAATATAGTGCGCAATTTTAATACGCAGATGAAAAAACTTGAAAGCATGGGCGTGCTTTCGCTTTCAGAAATACTGGCGATTAACGGCGGGGACTGCAATGGAGAAAACGAAAGGGAAACGGAGGTAAAAAGTGAAGATACCGGAAAAGAATATTGGGATTATAAAAATAAAAGCGTAAAAGACGCCGAGAAAAAGGAATTGATAAAAGACACAGAGCATGCGGAGGAATGTGGGAATGATTCGGCCGTCGGCGTTTCATTCGGCGACGATATTGAAGAGCTTTTTAATAATAATCCCGTAATGAACCCTTTTGACAATGACGATTACAGATGGGTGCGCATATGCCCGGAGGAAATGTGGCTTCTTCCGATTGACGATATAAGCGTTAATACAAGCAGTTTTGTAATTTGTTCGGACAGGAAATATAAACATTTAATGTTGGGGCGCGACAGCAGAAGTCTCCTTTTGGCTGTGCCGCAGGCGTTCAGCCAAAAAGACAGAAAGGCGGCTATGTCTTTGGGTTTTGTGGATTTTTGGCAGAATAAGGGACAAGAGCAAAAGGAAGGTTGTTACGGCTACTGGATCAGAAAAATAAAATAA
- the trmB gene encoding tRNA (guanosine(46)-N7)-methyltransferase TrmB encodes MRVRKKTWAAGELENNFHIIHDPQSHKGRWNELFCNNSPIYVEIGCGKGRFISQSAAENPEINFIGVERQTTVIASAARRLTENQKNVYLIPGDVENLSEFFEPGEIKRLYINFCDPWPKKKWAKRRLTHKNFLEKYKGLFGSEGEIFFKTDNRGLFEFSLNELCGNGWLLSNISLDLHSSGFEGNIMTEYEEKFSSRGFPIYRCEARWKK; translated from the coding sequence ATGAGAGTGCGAAAAAAGACATGGGCGGCAGGAGAGCTTGAAAATAATTTCCATATTATACACGACCCGCAAAGCCATAAAGGGCGGTGGAACGAGCTTTTTTGCAACAATAGTCCCATATATGTGGAAATCGGATGCGGCAAAGGACGTTTTATTTCTCAAAGCGCGGCTGAAAATCCGGAAATAAACTTTATTGGGGTGGAAAGGCAGACAACCGTTATAGCGTCGGCGGCAAGAAGGCTTACGGAAAATCAGAAAAATGTTTACCTTATTCCGGGGGACGTGGAGAACCTTTCCGAATTTTTCGAACCCGGCGAAATTAAAAGGCTGTACATAAATTTCTGCGACCCTTGGCCAAAAAAGAAATGGGCTAAAAGAAGGCTCACACATAAAAATTTCCTTGAAAAATATAAGGGGCTGTTTGGTTCGGAAGGCGAAATATTCTTTAAAACGGACAACAGGGGGCTTTTTGAGTTTTCGCTTAACGAGTTGTGCGGCAACGGATGGCTCCTGTCGAATATAAGCCTTGACCTTCACTCAAGCGGTTTTGAGGGAAATATTATGACAGAGTATGAAGAAAAGTTTTCAAGCAGGGGATTTCCTATATACAGATGCGAGGCGCGCTGGAAAAAGTAA
- a CDS encoding CPBP family intramembrane metalloprotease yields MIPSFKASFYALLFIAAMLISNLFLAPIFLSLPINPFLLSIISEVIVYGVPVVIFIIASKGSAFAEMSVRPLGFANIAVTAAMSFFMQPILMLISAVSAFIFPNTTTAALETYSQQPFWIMALSVAVIPAIFEELIFRGIVFGNYRNVPLKKAAAATGLLFGLAHMNGQQFLYAFFMGIIFCLMVYKTGSVFSSIVSHFTINFSQSAAAYIIFKTAPAPSADASSGIFSVLYLTVLTLPILAVLVYVFMRINKKAPSVETERAVDYTVSGHNENVINFPFVLYACLCVFFILMPLFSK; encoded by the coding sequence ATGATCCCTTCGTTTAAAGCAAGTTTTTATGCACTGCTGTTTATTGCGGCAATGCTCATATCAAACCTGTTTCTGGCCCCAATATTTCTGTCCCTGCCGATTAATCCGTTCCTGCTTTCTATAATAAGCGAAGTAATCGTATACGGCGTACCCGTCGTTATTTTTATAATTGCCTCAAAAGGCTCTGCTTTTGCGGAAATGTCCGTGCGTCCATTAGGCTTTGCGAATATAGCCGTGACGGCGGCAATGTCGTTTTTCATGCAGCCTATACTTATGCTTATATCGGCAGTTTCGGCATTTATATTTCCCAACACAACAACGGCGGCCCTTGAAACATATTCGCAGCAGCCGTTTTGGATAATGGCTTTATCCGTAGCGGTTATTCCTGCAATATTCGAGGAACTCATATTCCGCGGTATAGTTTTCGGAAACTACAGGAACGTTCCCCTTAAAAAGGCGGCCGCCGCCACAGGTCTGCTTTTCGGCCTTGCGCATATGAACGGCCAACAATTTCTCTACGCATTTTTTATGGGAATAATTTTCTGCCTTATGGTATATAAAACAGGTTCCGTTTTTTCGTCTATAGTTTCGCATTTTACAATAAATTTTTCCCAAAGCGCCGCGGCATACATTATTTTTAAAACGGCTCCAGCGCCGTCGGCCGACGCTTCATCGGGAATATTCTCAGTTTTATACTTAACTGTGCTTACGCTTCCTATATTGGCGGTTCTTGTATATGTATTTATGCGTATAAACAAAAAAGCCCCTTCTGTTGAAACGGAACGCGCCGTCGACTACACAGTATCAGGGCATAATGAAAATGTTATAAACTTCCCGTTTGTGCTTTACGCATGCCTGTGTGTATTTTTCATACTTATGCCGCTGTTTTCAAAGTAA
- a CDS encoding NAD(P)-binding protein: MSRLSIKTPNKAQTVVEELYRDVERRITASPPGLCPVDLSLAFLKLCHAQTCGKCTPCRVGLSQLEGLIEKVLDGNADMSVLATIEKTARVIKNTSDCAIGFEAANMVLKGVLGFRDDYIEHIENKRCLFNLHQPVPCVALCPAGVDIPGYIALISNERYADSVRLIRKDNPFPAACAMVCEHPCEARCRRNMVDDAINIRALKRYAIDMAGVVPVPERAECTGKSIAVIGGGPGGLSAAYYLSLMGHRVEVFEKRASLGGMLRYGIPSYRLPRERLQEDIDAILSTGVLTHLGVEIGKDITIPEIKEKFDCIYISIGAHTDKKMGIEGEGMRGVISAVEMLRNIGDGTLPDFKNKRVVVVGGGNVAMDCTRSAKRLGASSVTCVYRRRKIDMTALPEEVEGAISEGCEVLCLNAPLRIAGDSDENVTALWVQPQIIGDIGDDGRPKPRKADTQPMRIPCDIIIVAIGQGIETQPFEEFGVPIKRGVIDALASSDVANIEGVFAGGDCVTGPATVIRAIAAGKVAAANIDEYLGYNHAITVDVDIPNARLGSRPPCGRVNAAERSAGERNIDFNLIECGFTHEEAMQESRRCLRCDHYGYGTFKGGRVKKW, translated from the coding sequence ATGAGCAGATTAAGCATTAAAACGCCCAATAAGGCCCAGACGGTTGTGGAAGAGCTTTACAGGGACGTTGAAAGAAGAATAACGGCAAGCCCGCCGGGGCTTTGCCCGGTCGATTTGTCGCTGGCATTTTTGAAACTGTGCCATGCCCAGACATGCGGAAAATGCACGCCGTGCCGCGTGGGCCTAAGCCAGCTTGAAGGCCTTATCGAGAAAGTGCTGGACGGAAACGCCGATATGTCCGTACTTGCCACCATTGAAAAAACGGCAAGGGTAATTAAAAATACATCGGACTGTGCCATTGGTTTTGAGGCGGCAAATATGGTGCTTAAAGGAGTTCTGGGATTCAGGGACGATTATATTGAACATATAGAGAACAAAAGGTGCCTGTTTAATCTTCACCAGCCTGTGCCGTGCGTTGCGCTTTGTCCGGCGGGGGTTGATATACCGGGGTATATTGCGCTGATTTCCAATGAAAGGTATGCGGATTCCGTCCGCCTTATAAGAAAGGACAATCCGTTTCCCGCCGCATGCGCCATGGTTTGCGAGCATCCATGTGAAGCAAGGTGCAGGAGGAACATGGTTGACGACGCAATAAATATAAGGGCGCTTAAAAGGTATGCCATAGATATGGCGGGGGTCGTGCCTGTTCCGGAGCGCGCCGAATGTACGGGAAAGAGTATTGCGGTTATAGGGGGCGGGCCCGGCGGGCTTTCCGCCGCTTATTATCTTTCGCTTATGGGGCACAGAGTTGAAGTTTTTGAAAAACGGGCTTCTTTAGGCGGCATGCTGCGTTACGGTATACCAAGCTACAGACTGCCGAGGGAAAGGCTTCAGGAGGATATTGACGCTATACTTTCAACCGGAGTATTAACACATTTGGGCGTTGAAATAGGGAAGGACATAACAATACCCGAGATAAAAGAAAAGTTTGACTGCATTTATATATCCATAGGCGCGCATACTGATAAGAAAATGGGTATTGAAGGCGAAGGCATGCGCGGCGTTATCAGCGCGGTTGAAATGCTGAGGAATATAGGCGACGGCACTCTTCCCGACTTTAAGAACAAACGCGTTGTGGTAGTAGGCGGCGGCAATGTCGCAATGGACTGCACAAGAAGCGCAAAAAGGCTCGGCGCGTCGTCTGTGACATGCGTTTACAGGAGAAGAAAGATAGATATGACGGCTCTCCCGGAAGAGGTTGAAGGGGCAATCAGCGAAGGATGCGAGGTTTTATGCCTAAACGCCCCGTTAAGGATTGCAGGCGACAGCGATGAAAATGTTACGGCTCTTTGGGTCCAGCCGCAGATAATAGGCGATATAGGCGACGACGGACGTCCGAAACCGAGAAAGGCCGACACACAGCCTATGAGGATACCGTGCGATATTATTATTGTCGCAATAGGCCAGGGAATCGAAACTCAGCCTTTTGAGGAGTTCGGCGTTCCCATAAAGAGGGGAGTAATAGACGCTCTTGCAAGCAGTGACGTCGCCAATATAGAAGGAGTATTTGCCGGCGGCGACTGCGTCACGGGCCCCGCGACAGTTATCAGGGCTATTGCGGCCGGAAAAGTTGCGGCGGCCAACATAGACGAATATCTCGGATATAACCATGCAATCACAGTTGATGTGGACATACCAAATGCAAGGCTCGGAAGCAGACCTCCATGCGGAAGGGTAAACGCGGCCGAAAGGAGCGCGGGAGAAAGGAATATAGACTTTAACCTTATCGAATGTGGCTTTACGCATGAGGAAGCTATGCAGGAATCAAGGCGTTGTTTAAGGTGCGACCATTATGGTTACGGCACATTCAAAGGGGGGAGGGTTAAAAAATGGTAA